A genomic window from Nitrospirota bacterium includes:
- a CDS encoding lmo0937 family membrane protein, with the protein MWWTSAVTLMMVWLLGVVSHYTMGGLIHVLLMVALITAAVSLMRSRRLA; encoded by the coding sequence GTGTGGTGGACGAGCGCTGTGACTCTGATGATGGTGTGGCTGCTCGGGGTGGTGAGCCACTACACGATGGGCGGGCTGATTCATGTCCTGTTGATGGTGGCCTTGATCACCGCGGCGGTGAGTCTTATGCGGAGCCGGAGACTCGCGTAA
- a CDS encoding phosphate-starvation-inducible PsiE family protein — MDEKYKEAERSSFSRQLILGRPVSRAAIDVMEVLDGWGYITAGISFLALGMVVFVHAWYAFAITVGSTVVPAVLGLLHDLLLVIILLELFRTIINFLKTKAITLEPFLYICIIASTRRILTTGAQIANVEDLTDQLFHRYLLDVGANVLVIVALVIALYVVRISPQRSMT; from the coding sequence ATGGACGAGAAATATAAAGAAGCGGAACGAAGCTCCTTCAGTCGCCAGTTGATCCTCGGTCGTCCCGTGAGCCGCGCGGCGATCGACGTGATGGAGGTGCTGGACGGCTGGGGATATATCACGGCGGGGATCAGTTTTCTGGCGCTGGGCATGGTGGTGTTCGTCCATGCCTGGTATGCCTTCGCGATCACGGTGGGTTCCACGGTTGTTCCTGCCGTGCTGGGCCTTCTCCATGACCTCTTGCTGGTAATCATCCTGTTAGAGCTTTTTCGTACCATCATTAATTTCCTTAAGACCAAAGCCATCACATTGGAACCGTTTCTGTACATCTGCATCATCGCGTCCACCCGGCGCATCCTCACGACGGGGGCCCAGATTGCCAACGTGGAGGACCTGACCGATCAACTCTTCCATCGGTATCTGCTCGATGTGGGGGCGAATGTGTTGGTGATCGTCGCGCTGGTCATCGCGTTATATGTGGTTCGCATATCTCCGCAGCGGAGTATGACCTAG
- a CDS encoding hemerythrin domain-containing protein translates to MGVAIEQLKKEHAAIERMLVVLEIVCRRLQAGQAVEPGHLEQIVAFFRGFADECHHGKEEAVLFPALEKVGIPREGGPVGVMLHEHDQMRGALRAVRDAVERHRAGEVGAASDIVRHAGNYASALRLHIDKENSVLFRMAEMRLGPTQEQQLAEAFEVVESQKMGAGKH, encoded by the coding sequence ATGGGCGTAGCGATCGAGCAGTTGAAGAAGGAACACGCGGCCATCGAGCGGATGCTCGTCGTGTTGGAGATCGTGTGTCGAAGGCTGCAGGCGGGCCAAGCGGTGGAGCCGGGGCACCTCGAACAGATCGTCGCGTTCTTCCGTGGTTTCGCGGACGAGTGCCACCATGGCAAGGAAGAGGCGGTGCTCTTTCCCGCGTTGGAGAAGGTCGGGATTCCCAGGGAGGGCGGGCCGGTCGGGGTGATGCTCCACGAGCACGACCAGATGCGGGGGGCCTTACGCGCAGTGCGCGACGCGGTTGAGCGCCATCGAGCGGGGGAAGTGGGCGCGGCGAGCGACATCGTCCGGCACGCGGGGAACTACGCGAGCGCGCTGCGGCTCCACATCGACAAGGAAAACTCCGTGCTGTTCCGGATGGCCGAGATGCGGCTGGGACCAACTCAGGAGCAGCAACTCGCCGAAGCGTTCGAAGTCGTCGAATCTCAGAAGATGGGAGCGGGCAAACACTAG
- a CDS encoding class I SAM-dependent methyltransferase yields the protein MNTGPHDGALRWPLPIHDHWSTPFAEALLHHLDLFTGATVLDVACGHGTPAFYLAEQVGPTGQVLGIDLSEQKIARAREAQKQDLPWLRFACLDMRSLPSRVPIVDRITGNLAVLFFRPRRLETVRGLFDHLKPGGQLVLTFPSRGTFALLWRRIDRELAARGLDAERHYLAEYVTERPSADEGRAWLDALGFERIEVAEWPLEIPTGPGQSFLRHPILRGGFLDDVYDCFDDRGVAEEVMKRVSYDIPSFTPLIAQRCVLSGWKKAGAGLGLAEAAIC from the coding sequence GTGAACACGGGTCCGCACGATGGGGCGCTACGCTGGCCGCTCCCCATACACGACCATTGGTCCACGCCGTTTGCCGAGGCGTTGCTGCACCATCTGGATCTCTTCACCGGGGCCACGGTTTTGGATGTGGCGTGCGGCCACGGCACGCCGGCGTTCTATCTGGCGGAGCAGGTCGGCCCCACCGGACAAGTGCTCGGCATCGACCTGAGCGAACAGAAGATCGCGCGCGCTCGAGAGGCTCAGAAGCAGGATCTCCCGTGGCTTCGCTTCGCGTGCTTGGACATGCGCTCGCTGCCTTCACGCGTGCCGATCGTCGATCGGATCACCGGCAACCTCGCGGTCCTGTTCTTTCGTCCGCGCCGGCTCGAAACGGTCCGTGGCTTGTTCGACCACCTGAAGCCGGGCGGCCAACTCGTCCTGACGTTCCCGTCCCGCGGGACGTTTGCGCTGCTTTGGCGGAGAATCGATCGGGAACTCGCCGCTCGCGGGTTGGACGCTGAGCGCCATTATCTCGCGGAGTACGTGACGGAGCGGCCCTCCGCGGACGAGGGGCGCGCCTGGCTCGACGCGCTGGGATTCGAGCGTATCGAGGTGGCCGAGTGGCCCCTGGAGATCCCCACTGGTCCCGGCCAGTCGTTTCTTCGCCATCCGATCCTCCGAGGCGGCTTCCTCGACGACGTGTACGATTGTTTCGACGATCGGGGCGTTGCCGAGGAGGTTATGAAGCGAGTGTCTTACGACATCCCCAGTTTCACGCCCTTGATCGCTCAGCGGTGCGTGCTGTCGGGATGGAAGAAGGCCGGGGCGGGACTCGGGCTCGCTGAAGCCGCAATCTGCTGA
- the glgP gene encoding alpha-glucan family phosphorylase has protein sequence MLDEFTREPRIAYFSMEIAIQNDIPTYSGGLGVLAGDTVRASADLDLPIVAVSLVSRAGYFRQEIDARGRQIEHRDTWDPAKAARPLGAKVAVRIEERDVWVRGWLTVLDGQMNGRAPIILLDTDLDENRADDRELTHYLYGGDQVYRLKQEIVLGIGGVRLLGALGFQVQHHHMNEGHSALLGLELLRRYAYPPEDVRPGESRYDIPRVRSLCHFTTHTPVEAAQDRFPYDLVQRIMGEVVDPATLKALAGRDLLNMTRLALNLSERVNGVASRHAEVSRRLFPGYQVDAITNGVHPFTWTHPAFASLYSQHMPGWCHEPAILVRIDQIPDSAIWDAHSRAKSDLIAMVKTLTDVTLNPDLPVLGFARRMTAYKRPDLLFSDLDRLSEIARRRPFQIVLAGKAHPKDEGGKQLIERLHGHARELAGRIPIAYLPNYGMDTAAAMTAGSDVWLNTPLRPLEASGTSGMKAAFNGVPSLSVLDGWWIEGCIEGVTGWAIGDSSESPNGGDAKALYAKLNDVVLPLLTGPRAGWIAVMKGAIGKNASYFNSHRMMRRYAIEAYLR, from the coding sequence ATGCTTGACGAGTTCACTCGCGAACCTCGGATCGCCTACTTCTCCATGGAGATCGCGATCCAAAACGACATCCCCACCTACAGCGGGGGCCTTGGTGTGCTTGCGGGCGACACGGTGCGCGCGAGCGCGGATCTGGATCTACCCATCGTGGCCGTGAGTCTGGTGAGCCGCGCGGGCTACTTCCGTCAGGAGATCGACGCGCGGGGACGGCAGATCGAGCACCGGGACACGTGGGACCCGGCGAAGGCGGCGCGGCCGCTCGGCGCCAAAGTGGCGGTGCGCATCGAAGAGCGCGACGTGTGGGTCCGCGGGTGGCTTACTGTGCTCGACGGACAAATGAATGGGCGCGCGCCCATCATCCTGTTAGATACGGATCTGGACGAAAACCGCGCGGACGACCGGGAGTTGACCCATTACCTCTACGGCGGGGATCAGGTGTACCGCCTCAAACAAGAGATCGTGTTGGGCATTGGCGGCGTGCGGCTGCTGGGGGCGCTGGGCTTTCAGGTTCAGCACCATCACATGAACGAGGGACACTCGGCGCTGCTGGGCCTGGAGTTGCTGCGGCGGTATGCGTACCCGCCGGAGGACGTCCGGCCAGGGGAATCGCGCTACGACATTCCACGGGTCCGATCGCTCTGTCATTTCACCACCCACACGCCGGTGGAAGCTGCGCAGGACCGGTTTCCGTACGACCTGGTCCAGCGGATCATGGGGGAGGTGGTGGATCCGGCCACGTTAAAGGCGCTCGCGGGGAGGGACCTCCTGAACATGACACGGCTGGCGCTCAACCTCAGCGAGCGAGTCAACGGTGTGGCCTCCCGGCACGCCGAGGTGTCGCGGCGGCTCTTTCCCGGGTATCAAGTCGATGCGATCACCAACGGCGTGCACCCATTCACGTGGACGCATCCGGCCTTCGCATCGCTGTATAGCCAACACATGCCCGGGTGGTGTCACGAGCCCGCGATCCTGGTCCGGATCGATCAGATCCCCGACAGTGCCATCTGGGACGCGCACAGCCGTGCGAAGTCCGACCTGATCGCAATGGTCAAGACGCTCACCGACGTGACCCTGAACCCAGACCTTCCAGTGTTGGGATTTGCGCGCCGCATGACGGCGTACAAGCGTCCGGACCTGCTCTTCTCCGACCTCGACCGCCTGAGCGAGATCGCGCGCCGGCGGCCGTTTCAGATCGTGCTCGCGGGCAAGGCCCACCCGAAGGACGAGGGCGGTAAACAGCTCATCGAGCGGCTCCACGGACACGCCCGGGAGCTGGCCGGACGCATTCCCATCGCGTATCTCCCCAACTACGGCATGGATACCGCGGCGGCAATGACCGCGGGGTCCGACGTCTGGTTGAACACGCCGCTGCGGCCCCTGGAAGCGTCCGGCACGAGCGGGATGAAGGCCGCCTTCAACGGCGTGCCGAGTCTCAGCGTGCTCGACGGGTGGTGGATCGAGGGATGCATCGAAGGCGTCACCGGCTGGGCCATCGGGGATTCGTCCGAGTCGCCCAACGGAGGAGACGCCAAGGCGCTGTACGCCAAACTGAACGACGTCGTGCTGCCGCTGCTGACCGGGCCGCGGGCCGGGTGGATCGCGGTGATGAAAGGCGCGATCGGCAAAAACGCGTCATACTTCAACAGCCACCGCATGATGCGGCGCTACGCGATCGAAGCGTATCTCCGGTAG
- a CDS encoding glucoamylase family protein codes for MSDRLAALYRLIRGGRHVKTAQPLRGEILSIERLEERAKALAASFTLARNPRRRARRFFPQLEDNARVLRDAYRIMADDVHRGEVMSPAAEWLLDNFHLVEAEIRGILHTLPREYYLQLPKLASRERFGTARIYAMALELIRQSDSRLDRHRLTRFVVAYQTVAPLTIGELWAWPSMLKLALIENIRRLAEDMLEARSARGAADRYLSEIDADHDYSVLRPLPVVLDTAFVVQLLQRIREYGPVVSPLRAAVEATLRDHGTTAEDIIRTEHARQATAQVAIANAITSLRLCSTLDWPEYVEHVSLIEQVLQRDPAGVYGTMDFLSRDLYRHAVEDLAEPTGEAQLRVALRTVESARQAAELDPSGRAAHVGYHLIGKGRPELETDVEYLPRLAERLRRVVSFYATEIYLGSIGLITGLLLAWAASYAGLSRAATWMHLCAAGLLVFPASEFAIALVQRLAAWVVPPRRLPRLDCSGSVPEHARTMVIVPTLLTSVTGVNELMEHLEVQALGNLDPRIHFAILSDFADAPAAEMPEDDSILAAARAGINALNARHGEGRTDRFFLFHRARRWNPGEGSWMGWERKRGKIEEFNRLLRGATDTGFRIQVGDLSVLPSIRYCLTLDSDTRLPRDAAKKLIGVIAHPLNRPFFDPGLQRVTEGYGILQPRVSVTMASAAGSRFARVYAGHTGVDPYTTAVSNTYQDLFGEGLFAGKGLYDVDTFMAALDGRVPENALLSHDLFEGLYARAALVTDVEVVDDYPSSVLTHARRQHRWVRGDWQILFWLFPVVPTRQGLERNRLPLISRWKIFDNLRRSLVAPATVAFLALAWTRLPGHPAVWTTGVLAALAFGLYPLLLRTIAGPRNQQQWGVFLRESWDDVETAAAQVLLQVTLLAYHTYEMLHAIALTLVRLVMTQRRLLQWETAAAVAARAAGLARRSRVLSFAGAMLASPVIAAGIAAAITALRPSSMLVAAPLLVSWTAAPFVAYWLSRLVAPRRVHLAQEEQLFLRLIARRTWRYFDTFMGAEDHGLPADNLQETPGPTVAHRTSPTNIGLGLLSTLAAHDLGYIRTPELLDRIDLTMTTLEGLERWEGHLLNWYDTRSLTPLSPRYVSTVDSGNLAGALLTLAGGLRQLARTPQTPKQIVAGLADTTEILRLSLEAVAGAPPPLGDRLPPLVTETQTVQRLLTGPEEADQQLEQLDRLVPSFRAAIDRLDIGPDASPAEREVAYWAHAVARAMSGDPAQDGARPELVEGRCHLSKLAAARVNELADRALACADGMKFGSLYDAQRKIFSIGYRLADADGPGRLDLSYYDLLASEARLASFIAIAKGDVPETHWFHLGRLVTSVDGAPTLLSWSATLFEYLMPLLMMRRYPDTLLDQSCRMAVRCQIDYASQQGVPWGISESAFNLVDAHGTYQYKAFGVPGLGLKRGLGDDLVVAPYATALAVMVDAKEAIQNLQHLSERGLDGTATTTPSTSPPAGPTRPIPDQVPDRTARTAWWCRPTSRTTRA; via the coding sequence ATGAGTGACCGCCTCGCCGCGCTGTACCGACTCATCAGGGGCGGGAGGCACGTCAAAACCGCCCAACCCCTGCGCGGCGAAATCCTCAGTATCGAACGGCTCGAAGAGCGTGCCAAGGCGCTCGCCGCCAGTTTTACGCTCGCTCGCAATCCCCGCCGGCGGGCCCGTCGCTTCTTTCCCCAACTCGAAGACAACGCGCGGGTGTTGCGCGACGCCTACCGGATCATGGCCGACGACGTCCACCGCGGCGAGGTCATGTCGCCCGCGGCAGAGTGGCTGCTGGACAACTTCCATCTCGTCGAAGCCGAGATCCGCGGCATCCTCCACACCCTCCCGCGCGAGTACTATCTCCAGCTCCCGAAACTCGCCTCGCGGGAGCGGTTCGGAACGGCGCGCATCTACGCGATGGCGTTGGAGCTCATTCGGCAGAGTGACAGCCGGTTGGATCGCCACCGCTTGACCCGCTTCGTGGTCGCGTACCAGACGGTTGCCCCCCTGACGATCGGCGAGCTCTGGGCGTGGCCCAGCATGCTCAAGCTGGCGCTCATCGAAAATATCCGACGCCTCGCAGAGGATATGCTCGAGGCCCGAAGCGCTCGCGGCGCGGCCGACCGCTATCTGTCTGAGATCGATGCGGATCACGACTATTCGGTCCTGCGACCGCTGCCCGTGGTCCTCGACACCGCATTTGTCGTCCAACTGCTGCAACGAATCCGCGAGTACGGGCCCGTGGTTTCACCGCTTCGGGCGGCGGTCGAGGCGACGCTCCGCGATCACGGGACGACCGCCGAAGACATCATCCGGACCGAACACGCCAGGCAAGCCACCGCCCAGGTCGCGATTGCCAACGCCATCACCAGCCTTCGCCTCTGTTCGACGCTGGACTGGCCCGAGTACGTCGAACACGTCAGCCTCATCGAGCAGGTGCTCCAGCGCGACCCCGCCGGGGTGTACGGCACCATGGATTTTCTGAGTCGCGATCTCTACCGACACGCGGTCGAGGACCTGGCCGAGCCGACCGGCGAAGCCCAGCTCCGCGTCGCGCTTCGTACCGTGGAAAGCGCCCGCCAGGCGGCCGAGCTGGACCCCTCCGGGCGAGCCGCTCACGTCGGATACCACCTGATCGGCAAGGGTCGCCCCGAGCTCGAGACCGACGTGGAGTACCTTCCACGCCTGGCCGAGCGCCTCCGACGCGTCGTCTCCTTCTATGCCACCGAGATCTACCTCGGCTCCATCGGACTCATCACGGGGCTGCTGCTCGCCTGGGCTGCGTCGTACGCCGGCCTGTCCCGCGCGGCAACCTGGATGCACCTGTGTGCAGCGGGACTGCTCGTGTTCCCCGCCAGCGAGTTCGCGATCGCGCTTGTGCAGCGGCTGGCGGCGTGGGTCGTGCCGCCACGGCGGCTCCCCCGCCTCGACTGCTCCGGCAGCGTTCCGGAGCACGCGCGGACCATGGTGATCGTGCCCACGCTCCTGACCAGCGTGACCGGAGTGAACGAGCTGATGGAGCACCTGGAGGTCCAGGCTCTCGGCAACCTCGATCCGCGCATCCACTTCGCGATCCTCAGCGACTTTGCCGATGCGCCTGCCGCGGAGATGCCGGAGGATGACAGTATTCTCGCCGCCGCACGCGCCGGAATCAACGCCCTCAACGCGCGGCACGGCGAGGGACGCACCGATCGCTTCTTCTTGTTTCATCGCGCGAGGCGATGGAACCCGGGAGAGGGTTCGTGGATGGGTTGGGAACGCAAGCGCGGCAAGATCGAAGAGTTCAACCGGCTGTTGCGCGGCGCAACCGACACCGGTTTTCGGATCCAGGTCGGCGACTTGAGCGTCCTGCCGAGCATCCGGTATTGCCTCACCTTGGATAGCGACACCCGCCTCCCGCGCGACGCCGCGAAAAAACTGATCGGCGTCATCGCGCACCCGCTCAATCGTCCGTTCTTCGACCCCGGCCTGCAACGCGTCACCGAGGGCTACGGCATCCTGCAACCTCGCGTCAGCGTCACCATGGCGAGCGCGGCGGGATCACGATTCGCCAGGGTGTATGCGGGCCATACCGGGGTTGATCCGTATACCACTGCGGTGTCGAATACCTATCAGGACCTCTTCGGAGAGGGGTTGTTCGCGGGCAAGGGCCTCTACGACGTGGACACGTTTATGGCCGCGCTGGACGGGAGGGTGCCCGAGAACGCCCTGCTCTCGCACGACCTGTTCGAGGGCCTCTACGCGCGCGCCGCGCTGGTAACCGACGTCGAAGTGGTGGACGACTATCCGTCGAGCGTGCTCACCCACGCCCGGCGCCAGCATCGGTGGGTGCGTGGCGACTGGCAGATCCTCTTCTGGCTCTTTCCGGTCGTGCCCACCCGCCAAGGCCTGGAGCGCAACCGGCTGCCACTGATTTCGCGCTGGAAGATCTTCGATAATCTTCGCCGCAGCCTGGTCGCCCCAGCCACGGTCGCCTTCCTCGCCCTGGCCTGGACCCGGCTGCCGGGACATCCCGCGGTCTGGACCACGGGGGTTCTGGCCGCCCTCGCCTTCGGCCTCTACCCCCTGCTGCTCCGAACCATCGCCGGCCCCCGGAACCAACAGCAATGGGGCGTCTTCCTGCGCGAAAGCTGGGACGACGTGGAGACCGCGGCCGCGCAAGTGCTGCTTCAGGTCACGCTGCTCGCCTACCACACCTACGAGATGCTGCACGCCATCGCGCTCACCCTCGTCCGACTGGTCATGACCCAGCGACGGCTCCTACAATGGGAAACCGCAGCCGCGGTCGCGGCCCGGGCGGCCGGTCTTGCGCGCCGGAGCCGGGTCTTGTCCTTCGCCGGGGCGATGCTCGCCAGCCCCGTCATCGCCGCGGGGATCGCGGCCGCGATCACCGCGTTGCGTCCCTCCTCCATGCTGGTGGCCGCGCCGCTGCTGGTCTCATGGACCGCGGCGCCGTTCGTCGCGTATTGGTTGAGCCGGCTGGTCGCGCCGCGACGAGTGCACCTCGCCCAGGAAGAACAGCTGTTCCTGCGGCTCATCGCGCGCCGCACGTGGCGGTACTTCGACACGTTCATGGGCGCCGAGGATCACGGGCTGCCCGCCGACAACCTCCAGGAAACGCCGGGGCCCACGGTGGCTCACCGGACATCGCCCACCAATATCGGGCTGGGCCTGCTATCGACCCTCGCTGCCCACGACCTCGGCTACATCCGCACCCCTGAGTTGCTGGATCGGATCGACCTGACCATGACCACCCTGGAAGGACTCGAGCGATGGGAAGGGCATCTCCTGAATTGGTACGATACCCGCAGCCTGACTCCCCTCTCCCCCCGGTATGTCTCAACCGTGGATAGCGGCAACCTCGCCGGGGCGCTCCTGACCTTGGCCGGGGGCCTGCGCCAATTGGCCCGAACCCCGCAAACACCCAAGCAGATCGTGGCCGGCCTGGCCGACACCACCGAGATCCTCCGACTCTCATTGGAGGCGGTCGCGGGCGCTCCGCCGCCACTGGGCGACCGGTTGCCCCCACTCGTGACGGAGACGCAAACCGTGCAGCGGCTCCTGACTGGGCCCGAGGAGGCGGACCAACAACTCGAGCAACTCGACCGGTTGGTCCCCTCGTTCCGCGCAGCCATCGACCGACTCGACATCGGACCCGACGCCTCTCCCGCGGAACGCGAAGTGGCCTACTGGGCCCACGCCGTGGCCCGTGCCATGTCCGGCGACCCTGCTCAGGATGGCGCTCGCCCTGAGCTGGTTGAAGGGCGGTGCCACCTTAGCAAGCTGGCCGCCGCGCGTGTGAACGAGCTCGCAGATCGCGCGCTGGCGTGCGCCGACGGGATGAAATTCGGCTCCTTGTACGACGCCCAACGAAAAATCTTCTCGATCGGCTACCGTCTCGCCGACGCGGACGGGCCCGGCCGCCTGGATCTCTCCTATTATGATTTGCTCGCCTCGGAAGCCCGGCTGGCCAGTTTCATCGCGATCGCCAAAGGCGATGTGCCCGAAACCCACTGGTTTCACCTCGGGCGCCTCGTCACCAGCGTGGATGGAGCCCCCACGTTGCTTTCCTGGAGCGCCACGTTGTTCGAATACCTGATGCCGCTCCTGATGATGCGACGGTATCCCGATACGCTGCTGGATCAGTCGTGCCGGATGGCGGTGCGCTGCCAGATCGACTACGCGAGCCAACAGGGCGTGCCGTGGGGCATCTCGGAGTCCGCGTTCAACCTCGTCGACGCGCACGGCACCTATCAATACAAAGCATTCGGCGTGCCCGGATTGGGGTTAAAGCGGGGGCTCGGGGACGATCTGGTGGTCGCGCCGTACGCCACCGCCCTGGCCGTCATGGTGGACGCGAAGGAGGCGATCCAGAACCTGCAACACCTCTCCGAACGCGGGCTGGACGGTACGGCTACTACGACGCCATCGACTTCACCACCCGCCGGACCGACGAGGCCGATCCCCGACCAGGTCCCCGACCGCACGGCTCGCACGGCGTGGTGGTGCAGGCCTACCTCGCGCACCACCAGGGCATGA